The Salvia miltiorrhiza cultivar Shanhuang (shh) chromosome 1, IMPLAD_Smil_shh, whole genome shotgun sequence genome has a window encoding:
- the LOC131020464 gene encoding receptor homology region, transmembrane domain- and RING domain-containing protein 2-like isoform X3 yields MLYLWVSLCCISYFMGFFAAAGNVVMIAKNVTLSFDDIEANFAPSVRESGICGTVSIAEPLDACSLLTNERVASKNGTRYPFVLIVRGGCSFEDKVRRAQAAGFEAAIVYDNETSDLVAMAGNPVGININAVFVSKVSGETLAKYAGASDLQLWIVPSYENPSWSIIALSFISLLGVSAVLATCFFVRRHRFRSERPLAPRVREFHGISSRLVKAMPSLIFTAVLEDNCTSQTCAICLEDYSVGEKLRVLPCRHKFHAVCVDTWLTSWRTFCPVCKRDAKTKTTKPLADESTPLLSASVIPSLTSSPSSPASSSPLQIGPSTHQSRSVSLHQHIPSVVYNLHSHHQSPQSDTPPLQPDGACAVSSNSTSYTSLSTLNSIYVLPYVPAAGNVSSTYLGSSSHAS; encoded by the exons ATGTTGTATTTGTGGGTATCTTTGTGCTGCATTTCCTATTTCATGGGTTTTTTCGCCGCTGCTGGAAATGTGGTTATGATTGCAAAGAATGTGACTTTGTCTTTCGACGACATTGAAGCTAACTTTG CACCCTCAGTGAGAGAGTCTGGCATATGTGGGACGGTGAGCATTGCAGAACCTTTGGATGCTTGCTCGTTGCTGACCAATGAAAGAGTTGCAAGTAAGAACGGCACCAGATATCCGTTCGTGTTGATAGTCAGAGGAGGATGTAGCTTCGAGGACAAGGTTAGACGAGCACAAGCTGCTGGATTCGAAGCAGCCATTGTCTATGACAATGAAACCAGCGATTTAGTTGCGA TGGCTGGAAATCCTGTTGGTATAAACATAAACGCGGTGTTTGTTTCGAAAGTTTCTGGGGAAACACTTGCCAAATATGCTGGTGCATCTGATTTGCAGCTGTGGATAGTCCCGAGCTATGAGAACCCATCGTGGTCTATAATAGCTCTTTCGTTCATTTCATTACTCGGTGTGTCAGCTGTTTTAGCTACTTGTTTCTTCGTGAGAAGGCACCGGTTCAGAAGTGAGAGGCCGCTAGCACCCCGTGTGAGAGAGTTCCATGGGATAAGCAGTCGCTTGGTGAAGGCGATGCCCAGTCTGATTTTCACAGCTGTTCTCGAGGACAACTGTACTTCTCAGACATGCGCGATATGCCTCGAAGACTACAGTGTCGGAGAAAAGCTCCGAGTTCTTCCATGTCGACACA AATTCCACGCTGTTTGTGTCGACACTTGGCTAACGTCGTGGAGAACATTCTGCCCCGTCTGCAAGCGTGATGCAAAGACCAAAACCACTAAACCTCTGGCTGATGAGTCTACACCGTTGCTATCAGCTTCCGTTATTCCATCTTTGACTTCATCACCATCTTCACCGGCATCATCGTCACCCTTGCAGATAGGGCCGTCAACGCATCAATCCCGGTCAGTTTCACTGCACCAGCACATCCCTAGCGTCGTCTATAACCTGCATTCTCATCATCAATCACCCCAGAGTGACACGCCTCCCCTTCAGCCCGATGGGGCTTGTGCAGTGTCGTCTAACTCGACCAGCTACACATCATTGTCGACTCTCAACTCCATATACGTCCTGCCATATGTCCCGGCTGCAGGTAATGTCTCATCAACCTACTTAGGCTCTTCAAGTCATGCGTCGTAG
- the LOC131020464 gene encoding receptor homology region, transmembrane domain- and RING domain-containing protein 2-like isoform X2, whose product MLYLWVSLCCISYFMGFFAAAGNVVMIAKNVTLSFDDIEANFVRESGICGTVSIAEPLDACSLLTNERVASKNGTRYPFVLIVRGGCSFEDKVRRAQAAGFEAAIVYDNETSDLVASSKPIVFGHLPRVNKVAGNPVGININAVFVSKVSGETLAKYAGASDLQLWIVPSYENPSWSIIALSFISLLGVSAVLATCFFVRRHRFRSERPLAPRVREFHGISSRLVKAMPSLIFTAVLEDNCTSQTCAICLEDYSVGEKLRVLPCRHKFHAVCVDTWLTSWRTFCPVCKRDAKTKTTKPLADESTPLLSASVIPSLTSSPSSPASSSPLQIGPSTHQSRSVSLHQHIPSVVYNLHSHHQSPQSDTPPLQPDGACAVSSNSTSYTSLSTLNSIYVLPYVPAAGNVSSTYLGSSSHAS is encoded by the exons ATGTTGTATTTGTGGGTATCTTTGTGCTGCATTTCCTATTTCATGGGTTTTTTCGCCGCTGCTGGAAATGTGGTTATGATTGCAAAGAATGTGACTTTGTCTTTCGACGACATTGAAGCTAACTTTG TGAGAGAGTCTGGCATATGTGGGACGGTGAGCATTGCAGAACCTTTGGATGCTTGCTCGTTGCTGACCAATGAAAGAGTTGCAAGTAAGAACGGCACCAGATATCCGTTCGTGTTGATAGTCAGAGGAGGATGTAGCTTCGAGGACAAGGTTAGACGAGCACAAGCTGCTGGATTCGAAGCAGCCATTGTCTATGACAATGAAACCAGCGATTTAGTTGCGA GTAGTAAACCTATTGTTTTTGGCCATCTTCCACGAGTTAATAAAG TGGCTGGAAATCCTGTTGGTATAAACATAAACGCGGTGTTTGTTTCGAAAGTTTCTGGGGAAACACTTGCCAAATATGCTGGTGCATCTGATTTGCAGCTGTGGATAGTCCCGAGCTATGAGAACCCATCGTGGTCTATAATAGCTCTTTCGTTCATTTCATTACTCGGTGTGTCAGCTGTTTTAGCTACTTGTTTCTTCGTGAGAAGGCACCGGTTCAGAAGTGAGAGGCCGCTAGCACCCCGTGTGAGAGAGTTCCATGGGATAAGCAGTCGCTTGGTGAAGGCGATGCCCAGTCTGATTTTCACAGCTGTTCTCGAGGACAACTGTACTTCTCAGACATGCGCGATATGCCTCGAAGACTACAGTGTCGGAGAAAAGCTCCGAGTTCTTCCATGTCGACACA AATTCCACGCTGTTTGTGTCGACACTTGGCTAACGTCGTGGAGAACATTCTGCCCCGTCTGCAAGCGTGATGCAAAGACCAAAACCACTAAACCTCTGGCTGATGAGTCTACACCGTTGCTATCAGCTTCCGTTATTCCATCTTTGACTTCATCACCATCTTCACCGGCATCATCGTCACCCTTGCAGATAGGGCCGTCAACGCATCAATCCCGGTCAGTTTCACTGCACCAGCACATCCCTAGCGTCGTCTATAACCTGCATTCTCATCATCAATCACCCCAGAGTGACACGCCTCCCCTTCAGCCCGATGGGGCTTGTGCAGTGTCGTCTAACTCGACCAGCTACACATCATTGTCGACTCTCAACTCCATATACGTCCTGCCATATGTCCCGGCTGCAGGTAATGTCTCATCAACCTACTTAGGCTCTTCAAGTCATGCGTCGTAG
- the LOC131020464 gene encoding receptor homology region, transmembrane domain- and RING domain-containing protein 2-like isoform X4 yields the protein MLYLWVSLCCISYFMGFFAAAGNVVMIAKNVTLSFDDIEANFVRESGICGTVSIAEPLDACSLLTNERVASKNGTRYPFVLIVRGGCSFEDKVRRAQAAGFEAAIVYDNETSDLVAMAGNPVGININAVFVSKVSGETLAKYAGASDLQLWIVPSYENPSWSIIALSFISLLGVSAVLATCFFVRRHRFRSERPLAPRVREFHGISSRLVKAMPSLIFTAVLEDNCTSQTCAICLEDYSVGEKLRVLPCRHKFHAVCVDTWLTSWRTFCPVCKRDAKTKTTKPLADESTPLLSASVIPSLTSSPSSPASSSPLQIGPSTHQSRSVSLHQHIPSVVYNLHSHHQSPQSDTPPLQPDGACAVSSNSTSYTSLSTLNSIYVLPYVPAAGNVSSTYLGSSSHAS from the exons ATGTTGTATTTGTGGGTATCTTTGTGCTGCATTTCCTATTTCATGGGTTTTTTCGCCGCTGCTGGAAATGTGGTTATGATTGCAAAGAATGTGACTTTGTCTTTCGACGACATTGAAGCTAACTTTG TGAGAGAGTCTGGCATATGTGGGACGGTGAGCATTGCAGAACCTTTGGATGCTTGCTCGTTGCTGACCAATGAAAGAGTTGCAAGTAAGAACGGCACCAGATATCCGTTCGTGTTGATAGTCAGAGGAGGATGTAGCTTCGAGGACAAGGTTAGACGAGCACAAGCTGCTGGATTCGAAGCAGCCATTGTCTATGACAATGAAACCAGCGATTTAGTTGCGA TGGCTGGAAATCCTGTTGGTATAAACATAAACGCGGTGTTTGTTTCGAAAGTTTCTGGGGAAACACTTGCCAAATATGCTGGTGCATCTGATTTGCAGCTGTGGATAGTCCCGAGCTATGAGAACCCATCGTGGTCTATAATAGCTCTTTCGTTCATTTCATTACTCGGTGTGTCAGCTGTTTTAGCTACTTGTTTCTTCGTGAGAAGGCACCGGTTCAGAAGTGAGAGGCCGCTAGCACCCCGTGTGAGAGAGTTCCATGGGATAAGCAGTCGCTTGGTGAAGGCGATGCCCAGTCTGATTTTCACAGCTGTTCTCGAGGACAACTGTACTTCTCAGACATGCGCGATATGCCTCGAAGACTACAGTGTCGGAGAAAAGCTCCGAGTTCTTCCATGTCGACACA AATTCCACGCTGTTTGTGTCGACACTTGGCTAACGTCGTGGAGAACATTCTGCCCCGTCTGCAAGCGTGATGCAAAGACCAAAACCACTAAACCTCTGGCTGATGAGTCTACACCGTTGCTATCAGCTTCCGTTATTCCATCTTTGACTTCATCACCATCTTCACCGGCATCATCGTCACCCTTGCAGATAGGGCCGTCAACGCATCAATCCCGGTCAGTTTCACTGCACCAGCACATCCCTAGCGTCGTCTATAACCTGCATTCTCATCATCAATCACCCCAGAGTGACACGCCTCCCCTTCAGCCCGATGGGGCTTGTGCAGTGTCGTCTAACTCGACCAGCTACACATCATTGTCGACTCTCAACTCCATATACGTCCTGCCATATGTCCCGGCTGCAGGTAATGTCTCATCAACCTACTTAGGCTCTTCAAGTCATGCGTCGTAG
- the LOC131020464 gene encoding receptor homology region, transmembrane domain- and RING domain-containing protein 2-like isoform X6: MLYLWVSLCCISYFMGFFAAAGNVVMIAKNVTLSFDDIEANFAPSVRESGICGTVSIAEPLDACSLLTNERVASKNGTRYPFVLIVRGGCSFEDKVRRAQAAGFEAAIVYDNETSDLVAMAGNPVGININAVFVSKVSGETLAKYAGASDLQLWIVPSYENPSWSIIALSFISLLGVSAVLATCFFVRRHRFRSERPLAPRVREFHGISSRLVKAMPSLIFTAVLEDNCTSQTCAICLEDYSVGEKLRVLPCRHKFHAVCVDTWLTSWRTFCPVCKRDAKTKTTKPLADESTPLLSASVIPSLTSSPSSPASSSPLQIGPSTHQSRPMGLVQCRLTRPATHHCRLSTPYTSCHMSRLQVMSHQPT, from the exons ATGTTGTATTTGTGGGTATCTTTGTGCTGCATTTCCTATTTCATGGGTTTTTTCGCCGCTGCTGGAAATGTGGTTATGATTGCAAAGAATGTGACTTTGTCTTTCGACGACATTGAAGCTAACTTTG CACCCTCAGTGAGAGAGTCTGGCATATGTGGGACGGTGAGCATTGCAGAACCTTTGGATGCTTGCTCGTTGCTGACCAATGAAAGAGTTGCAAGTAAGAACGGCACCAGATATCCGTTCGTGTTGATAGTCAGAGGAGGATGTAGCTTCGAGGACAAGGTTAGACGAGCACAAGCTGCTGGATTCGAAGCAGCCATTGTCTATGACAATGAAACCAGCGATTTAGTTGCGA TGGCTGGAAATCCTGTTGGTATAAACATAAACGCGGTGTTTGTTTCGAAAGTTTCTGGGGAAACACTTGCCAAATATGCTGGTGCATCTGATTTGCAGCTGTGGATAGTCCCGAGCTATGAGAACCCATCGTGGTCTATAATAGCTCTTTCGTTCATTTCATTACTCGGTGTGTCAGCTGTTTTAGCTACTTGTTTCTTCGTGAGAAGGCACCGGTTCAGAAGTGAGAGGCCGCTAGCACCCCGTGTGAGAGAGTTCCATGGGATAAGCAGTCGCTTGGTGAAGGCGATGCCCAGTCTGATTTTCACAGCTGTTCTCGAGGACAACTGTACTTCTCAGACATGCGCGATATGCCTCGAAGACTACAGTGTCGGAGAAAAGCTCCGAGTTCTTCCATGTCGACACA AATTCCACGCTGTTTGTGTCGACACTTGGCTAACGTCGTGGAGAACATTCTGCCCCGTCTGCAAGCGTGATGCAAAGACCAAAACCACTAAACCTCTGGCTGATGAGTCTACACCGTTGCTATCAGCTTCCGTTATTCCATCTTTGACTTCATCACCATCTTCACCGGCATCATCGTCACCCTTGCAGATAGGGCCGTCAACGCATCAATCCCG CCCGATGGGGCTTGTGCAGTGTCGTCTAACTCGACCAGCTACACATCATTGTCGACTCTCAACTCCATATACGTCCTGCCATATGTCCCGGCTGCAGGTAATGTCTCATCAACCTACTTAG
- the LOC131020464 gene encoding receptor homology region, transmembrane domain- and RING domain-containing protein 2-like isoform X5: MLYLWVSLCCISYFMGFFAAAGNVVMIAKNVTLSFDDIEANFAPSVRESGICGTVSIAEPLDACSLLTNERVASKNGTRYPFVLIVRGGCSFEDKVRRAQAAGFEAAIVYDNETSDLVASSKPIVFGHLPRVNKVAGNPVGININAVFVSKVSGETLAKYAGASDLQLWIVPSYENPSWSIIALSFISLLGVSAVLATCFFVRRHRFRSERPLAPRVREFHGISSRLVKAMPSLIFTAVLEDNCTSQTCAICLEDYSVGEKLRVLPCRHKFHAVCVDTWLTSWRTFCPVCKRDAKTKTTKPLADESTPLLSASVIPSLTSSPSSPASSSPLQIGPSTHQSRPMGLVQCRLTRPATHHCRLSTPYTSCHMSRLQVMSHQPT, from the exons ATGTTGTATTTGTGGGTATCTTTGTGCTGCATTTCCTATTTCATGGGTTTTTTCGCCGCTGCTGGAAATGTGGTTATGATTGCAAAGAATGTGACTTTGTCTTTCGACGACATTGAAGCTAACTTTG CACCCTCAGTGAGAGAGTCTGGCATATGTGGGACGGTGAGCATTGCAGAACCTTTGGATGCTTGCTCGTTGCTGACCAATGAAAGAGTTGCAAGTAAGAACGGCACCAGATATCCGTTCGTGTTGATAGTCAGAGGAGGATGTAGCTTCGAGGACAAGGTTAGACGAGCACAAGCTGCTGGATTCGAAGCAGCCATTGTCTATGACAATGAAACCAGCGATTTAGTTGCGA GTAGTAAACCTATTGTTTTTGGCCATCTTCCACGAGTTAATAAAG TGGCTGGAAATCCTGTTGGTATAAACATAAACGCGGTGTTTGTTTCGAAAGTTTCTGGGGAAACACTTGCCAAATATGCTGGTGCATCTGATTTGCAGCTGTGGATAGTCCCGAGCTATGAGAACCCATCGTGGTCTATAATAGCTCTTTCGTTCATTTCATTACTCGGTGTGTCAGCTGTTTTAGCTACTTGTTTCTTCGTGAGAAGGCACCGGTTCAGAAGTGAGAGGCCGCTAGCACCCCGTGTGAGAGAGTTCCATGGGATAAGCAGTCGCTTGGTGAAGGCGATGCCCAGTCTGATTTTCACAGCTGTTCTCGAGGACAACTGTACTTCTCAGACATGCGCGATATGCCTCGAAGACTACAGTGTCGGAGAAAAGCTCCGAGTTCTTCCATGTCGACACA AATTCCACGCTGTTTGTGTCGACACTTGGCTAACGTCGTGGAGAACATTCTGCCCCGTCTGCAAGCGTGATGCAAAGACCAAAACCACTAAACCTCTGGCTGATGAGTCTACACCGTTGCTATCAGCTTCCGTTATTCCATCTTTGACTTCATCACCATCTTCACCGGCATCATCGTCACCCTTGCAGATAGGGCCGTCAACGCATCAATCCCG CCCGATGGGGCTTGTGCAGTGTCGTCTAACTCGACCAGCTACACATCATTGTCGACTCTCAACTCCATATACGTCCTGCCATATGTCCCGGCTGCAGGTAATGTCTCATCAACCTACTTAG
- the LOC131020464 gene encoding receptor homology region, transmembrane domain- and RING domain-containing protein 2-like isoform X1, producing the protein MLYLWVSLCCISYFMGFFAAAGNVVMIAKNVTLSFDDIEANFAPSVRESGICGTVSIAEPLDACSLLTNERVASKNGTRYPFVLIVRGGCSFEDKVRRAQAAGFEAAIVYDNETSDLVASSKPIVFGHLPRVNKVAGNPVGININAVFVSKVSGETLAKYAGASDLQLWIVPSYENPSWSIIALSFISLLGVSAVLATCFFVRRHRFRSERPLAPRVREFHGISSRLVKAMPSLIFTAVLEDNCTSQTCAICLEDYSVGEKLRVLPCRHKFHAVCVDTWLTSWRTFCPVCKRDAKTKTTKPLADESTPLLSASVIPSLTSSPSSPASSSPLQIGPSTHQSRSVSLHQHIPSVVYNLHSHHQSPQSDTPPLQPDGACAVSSNSTSYTSLSTLNSIYVLPYVPAAGNVSSTYLGSSSHAS; encoded by the exons ATGTTGTATTTGTGGGTATCTTTGTGCTGCATTTCCTATTTCATGGGTTTTTTCGCCGCTGCTGGAAATGTGGTTATGATTGCAAAGAATGTGACTTTGTCTTTCGACGACATTGAAGCTAACTTTG CACCCTCAGTGAGAGAGTCTGGCATATGTGGGACGGTGAGCATTGCAGAACCTTTGGATGCTTGCTCGTTGCTGACCAATGAAAGAGTTGCAAGTAAGAACGGCACCAGATATCCGTTCGTGTTGATAGTCAGAGGAGGATGTAGCTTCGAGGACAAGGTTAGACGAGCACAAGCTGCTGGATTCGAAGCAGCCATTGTCTATGACAATGAAACCAGCGATTTAGTTGCGA GTAGTAAACCTATTGTTTTTGGCCATCTTCCACGAGTTAATAAAG TGGCTGGAAATCCTGTTGGTATAAACATAAACGCGGTGTTTGTTTCGAAAGTTTCTGGGGAAACACTTGCCAAATATGCTGGTGCATCTGATTTGCAGCTGTGGATAGTCCCGAGCTATGAGAACCCATCGTGGTCTATAATAGCTCTTTCGTTCATTTCATTACTCGGTGTGTCAGCTGTTTTAGCTACTTGTTTCTTCGTGAGAAGGCACCGGTTCAGAAGTGAGAGGCCGCTAGCACCCCGTGTGAGAGAGTTCCATGGGATAAGCAGTCGCTTGGTGAAGGCGATGCCCAGTCTGATTTTCACAGCTGTTCTCGAGGACAACTGTACTTCTCAGACATGCGCGATATGCCTCGAAGACTACAGTGTCGGAGAAAAGCTCCGAGTTCTTCCATGTCGACACA AATTCCACGCTGTTTGTGTCGACACTTGGCTAACGTCGTGGAGAACATTCTGCCCCGTCTGCAAGCGTGATGCAAAGACCAAAACCACTAAACCTCTGGCTGATGAGTCTACACCGTTGCTATCAGCTTCCGTTATTCCATCTTTGACTTCATCACCATCTTCACCGGCATCATCGTCACCCTTGCAGATAGGGCCGTCAACGCATCAATCCCGGTCAGTTTCACTGCACCAGCACATCCCTAGCGTCGTCTATAACCTGCATTCTCATCATCAATCACCCCAGAGTGACACGCCTCCCCTTCAGCCCGATGGGGCTTGTGCAGTGTCGTCTAACTCGACCAGCTACACATCATTGTCGACTCTCAACTCCATATACGTCCTGCCATATGTCCCGGCTGCAGGTAATGTCTCATCAACCTACTTAGGCTCTTCAAGTCATGCGTCGTAG